The region AACTGCTGCAATGGCTGCATTGACCTCTGCCCGCCCGCGATGTCGACGAAGACCCGCAACAGCGCATCCCGGAAACGCAGCGAAAGATCGACGCCATCGACCTCACCAGCCGCTTGCGAGGATGCGCGCCGCCGCATCGGGGTCCGGCTCAACGCCATGCGGGGCATCCCGTGAGAAAAGCCTTTTAAACGCAAGAACCGTGCCGTAGTCCGCGCCATCCCGGCACTACTCCCTTGGTCATACCTCGTTGTCAGGATTGAACGGCGTTTCCCTTTAAGGAACTATTTTGCTTGTGGGGACGCAGTTTTTCGAGTGTTTTATCCGTCAGACCGGTGCTTCGCAACGCACTCGGATGGAGCAGGCGCCCCGTTTTAGTTCAGATGCAAATGCACACGTTTGAAGCGAAACATTATTCACGTGCTTTACCCGCATCGACAGAACCGGCGACTCAAGACATGACATCGACACACAACAGAACACCAGGCTCTCCCCCGAGCCTTCCGCGATATCAGGCGCTCCGGATATGTGAGGAGGCGCGTCAACACATCGTGGTCGTTCAAGCCGACGCACTCACGAAGATCGCGGCTTTCATCGCGACGCTGCCGGCAGCGCCTGACGTGAGCGTACTTCTCATTCAAGGCGACACGTCAGCAACGGCTCGCCGCGCATCGTTCTTCCCGACACACGACGCGCTCGAGCGCCATCTTCTAGCGACCCTGGATCGCGCGGCAATCGGCTTGCGACTCTATGTATGCGGCGACGAAGCGTTTATCTGGCGCATCCGGCGCCTCGCCGTTGAAGCGGGCATGCTGGCGGAAGAAATCAGCGCCGAGCTCGATGCCACACCGCGCGCGGTGTATTGCGTGCATTGCAGCGCATCGCACGTGTACGACGCACTGCCTGAAGTCGAATGCATCGGCTGTGGCATCAACCTCGGCGTGCGCCAGCATTTCTCGCAGCGCGTCGGCGCGTATCTCGGCGTGTGCGCCGATCCGGATCGTCCTCACCTGGAGCACCGCGCATGAACACGATCGAGGTTCGAGTCGAAGCGACAAGGCTGCTGACGCCCGTGGTGCGCGAGTTCACGCTGACCGCCGTGCACGGCCGGTTGCCGAAGTTCTCTTCCGGCAGCCATATCCAGGTGCGGTTGCCGCTGGAGGAGCGCCCATTGCGCAACGCCTATTCGCTGCTCGGCGATCCGGCGAACGCGTCCAGCTATCGCATCGCCGTGCGCAAGCAGGATGATTCGCGTGGCGGCTCGGTGTTCATGCATGAGCGGGTCAGTGAAGGGTCGGCGTTGAAAATCACACCGCCGGCCAATCTGTTTGCGCTGCATTCCGGCGCGCGCGCTCACATCCTGATTGCGGGCGGCATCGGCATCACGCCGTTTGTCGCGCATGTCGCCGCGCTGGAGCGCGACGCCGCCGATTTCGAATTGCACTACGCCTACCGGCAAGGGCTCACCGACGCGTATCGCACCGAGTTGAGCGAGCGCCTGGGCAGCCGTTTTCATGGTTACGACGGCGAGCGCGCGCGCCTCGATATCGAACGGGTGCTGCGTGGCCGCCCGATGGGGACGCATGTCTATGTATGCGGTCCGCAAGCACTTCTGAATGCCGTGCGCGAGACAGCTCGGGCGCTCGGCTGGCCTGACGGCCGCGTGCACTGGGAAGCGTTCGCTGCGCCGCAGCCGGGCGCGCCGTTCGTGGTGACACTCATGCGCAGCGGCTCGAGGCTCGACGTGGCGGCAGACCAGAGCCTGCTGGAAGCGCTCGAAGCGAGCGGACTCGAGATTCCGAACCTGTGCCGCGGCGGGGTCTGCGGTCAGTGCGCGACCCGTCATGTTGCCGGTGAAGTCGACCACCGCGATCTGTTCCTGCACGAATCCGAGCGCGCCACGCATCTGATGCCGTGCGTCTCGCGTGCCCACAGCAGCTCTCTTTTCCTTGATCTCTGAGGACCGCGCCATGAGCGTCATTCTGAAACCCGCCGAAAGCTACCGTGAGGCGTTTTCGTTTCGCAACAGCGAGGCCGCCATTGCGCGCTTCCCCTTTCCGTTTCCCGAAGACGCCTACATGTATTCGGTGAATATCGAACCGGCCACGCCGCGCGATCCGGGCTCGGCCTTCGAGCACTGGTTCGATATCGACGAGCACTATCGCTCCGAAGCTGCCGAGCGCGCGATCGTGCTGCAAAACGATCCGCGCCGCTGCATGGTGATGCCGCACATGCAGAAAGCGTCGTGGGACGCGCTGGAAATGATCATGGAGCATCTCGCCCAGGATTATCCAGAGCTGTTTTCGCTGAAACGCACCGGCGATCGGTGGCTATGGCTCAATCGCGCACTCGGCATCGAGCAGGCGTTCCGTTTCGGCGACGCGCAGACGTTGCCGTGCGAGCCGCTCGAATACGTCATGCGGCAGACGCAAGGCGATATCGCGCTGCTCGATCAACGCGACGGCGACCTCTTCATGGATGCCGGCGTCATCACCGGACCTGCGGACTGGTCACTCGCATTCGATGCGGGAATGAGTTTCAGGCAATGGCATTCGCCGGTGCCGATGGCGCACGAGATGGGCATCTTCGATCGCGCGCTGAAGTATCTGCTGAACATTCAGGTGGACCGTCCGGTACGGCGTCTGAACTGGACGCTCACGATCAATCCGCGCCTCGACACCGCGCCCGAGACTTACCACCTGTGGGGTGCGGAGCGCGGCCAGGTGACGCCGGACAACGTCGCGCAATGCGTGCATCTGCGCGTCGAACTGCAATTCATGGCGCGGCTGCCGCAGAGCAACGCGCTGATGTTCAGCATCCGCACTTATCTGGCCAGCATGGCCGAGCTCGTCACTCATCCTGCGTGGGCGCGCCGTCTTCATCGGGTGCTGCGCGACCTGCCCGAACCTATTGCCGACTACAAGGGCATGACGCGCTACCGGAAGATCCTCGTCGACTGGTTGAGCCAGTTCGACAACGGCCTCTAACACGCCGCGCAATTCACGCACACCCCGACACCCTCACCTCTGGAGTAACAGACATGGCTAATTCATGGCGTATTTCCGCGCTCGCCGATCGACATCGCGCATTGGGCTCGAACCTGGAAGACTGGAATGGCATGGGCACCGCATGGACCTATTCCGGCGACCTCGCCGACCAGCACGAGGCGATTCGCACCAAGGCCGGTTTGATGGACGTCTCGGGTCTGAAGAAAGTTCACTACGTGGGGCCCCACGCGGAAAGCCTGCTCAACTGGGCGACCACGCGCGACGTCGGCAAGCTCTATCCCGGCAAGTCGGTGTATGCGGCGATGCTCAACGAAGATGGCAAGTTTATCGACGACTGCATCGTCTACCGGACCGGGCCGAACGCATTCATGGTCGTGCACGGCTCGGGAACCGGCCATGAACGTCTCGTGCGCTCGGCGCAAGGCCGCCAGGTGGCTGTCCTGTTCGACGACGATCTGCATGATCTGTCTTTGCAAGGTCCCGCTGCCGTGGACTTTCTCGCGGAACACGTACCGGGCATTCGCGATCTGCCTTATTTCCATCACCTGCAAACGCGGCTTTTCGGCAAACCGGTGATGATCTCGCGCACCGGCTACACCGGCGAGCGCGGCTACGAAATCTTCTGCAAAGCCGCAGATGCGCCTTTCATCTGGGACACCGTCCTCGACAAGGGCGCGACATTCGGCATCGTCCCGTGCGCGTTCACCGCGCTCGACTGGCTGCGCGTCGAAAGCTATCTGCTGTTTTTCCCCTACGACAACTCCGAGATGTATCCGTTCGCGAACGAAAAGGCGGGCGACACGTTGTGGGAACTCGGGCTTGATTTCACCGTGTCGCCGGGGAAAACCGAGTTCTGCGGCGCGGGCGAACACTTCCGTCTGCAAGGCAAGGAGCGCTTCAAGATCTTCGGCGTGCTGGTGGACTCCACCGAAGCGGCCAACGGTGGCGATGCCTTGTGGAACGATGGCAAGCAAGTCGGCGTCGTCACCTGCGGCATGGTCTCGCGGCTGACCGGCCGCTCGATGGCGATCGCGCGCCTCGACGTGGACTACGCACGCGCCGGCGCACCGCTCGAAGTGCGCGGCCGCATCAAGGCCCGTGCAAGCGCCGCCGAACTGCCGTTCGACGATCCGGAAAAGAAGAAACGCACCGCGATCGGTTAGTCCGTCGACGGTCTCCCGTTACGTCTCTCACGTATTTTCAGGAGTGTCGCAGTGACCCAGAACTACATACTGACGATCAGTTGCCCGGCCACCTCCGGCATCGTCGCGGCCGTCTCGTCCTATCTCGCGCAATCGGGCTGCTATATCGGCGAGCTGGCGCAATTCGACGACGAATCCAACGGCACATTCTTCATGCGTGCGGTGTTCCGCTTTAACGAAGCGAAAACCGGCAGCATCGACAAGTTGCGCCACGACTTCAGCAGCATCGCCAACGACTTCGCGATGCAATGGAAGCTCTACAGTGCGGCACAGCCGATGAAGGTGCTGCTGATGGTCAGCAAGTTCGACCATTGCCTCGCCGACCTGCTGTACCGGTATCACAAGGGCCAGCTGCATATGCAGATCACCGCCATCGTCTCCAACCATCTGGACCTGCGGCCGATGGCGGAGCGCGAGGGCATCCGTTTCATCTATCTGCCGGTGACACCGGAAACCAAGCACCAGCAGGAAGCCGAACTGCTGAAGATCGTCGCCGAAACGGAGACGGAACTCGTGGTGCTCGCGCGCTACATGCAGATCCTCTCCAACAACCTCTGCAAGCAGCTCGCCGGCCGGGCCATCAACATCCATCACTCGTTTCTGCCGGGCTTCAAAGGTGCGAAGCCGTATCACCAGGCATTCGAACGCGGCGTCAAGCTGATCGGCGCCACCGCGCACTACGTCACGTCGGATCTCGACGAAGGACCGATCATCGAACAGGAGGTGCAACGCGTCGATCACGTCCTGCAACCCGATGGTCTCGTGGCGATCGGGCGCGATACGGAAACGGTGGCGCTGTCGCGAGCGGTGAAATTCCACACCGAACATCGCGTCTTCCTCAACCGCGACCGCACCGTGATCTTCCGATGAACAAGGCCCAACTCATTGACGGCAAAGCTGCCGCTGCCGGGCTGCTCGAGACGGTCCAGCAGGACGTCGGCATCAATCGCATCGAAATCGGCGATAGAACGCGTCTCGTCGGCGACACGGAGTTCGATAGCGTCTCACGTGTGGCCGGCGCCATTACGCCCGTTCCCGGCGGTGTGGGTCCGATGACGATCGGCTTTCTGATGAAGAACACCGTTCTGGCTGCAAGGCGTCAGTCGCGGCAATAGGCGATGACGCTGCCGTGTATCGAGGAATCCACGTGCCCGACTGGCGTATCACCATCGCTTCCCAACGGGAAATCCTGTGTTGTCGTACAAGACATCTAGTGAGTGAAAGACCATGAACAAGCGCGTCGCAATCATAGGTGCAGGCCCTTCTGGAATGGCGCAATTGCGCGCTTTCCAGTCCGCGGGAGAAAAAGGTGCGGACATTCCCGACATCGTCTGTTTCGAGAAGCAGAAGGACTGGGGCGGCATGTGGAACTACACGTGGCGCACCGGCACCGACGAGAATGGCCAGCCGGTGCATGGGAGCATGTATCGCTACCTGTGGTCCAACGGGCCAAAGGAATGTCTGGAGTTCGCGGACTACACCTTCGA is a window of Paraburkholderia phytofirmans OLGA172 DNA encoding:
- a CDS encoding dimethylamine monooxygenase subunit DmmA family protein, producing the protein MTSTHNRTPGSPPSLPRYQALRICEEARQHIVVVQADALTKIAAFIATLPAAPDVSVLLIQGDTSATARRASFFPTHDALERHLLATLDRAAIGLRLYVCGDEAFIWRIRRLAVEAGMLAEEISAELDATPRAVYCVHCSASHVYDALPEVECIGCGINLGVRQHFSQRVGAYLGVCADPDRPHLEHRA
- a CDS encoding PDR/VanB family oxidoreductase; this encodes MNTIEVRVEATRLLTPVVREFTLTAVHGRLPKFSSGSHIQVRLPLEERPLRNAYSLLGDPANASSYRIAVRKQDDSRGGSVFMHERVSEGSALKITPPANLFALHSGARAHILIAGGIGITPFVAHVAALERDAADFELHYAYRQGLTDAYRTELSERLGSRFHGYDGERARLDIERVLRGRPMGTHVYVCGPQALLNAVRETARALGWPDGRVHWEAFAAPQPGAPFVVTLMRSGSRLDVAADQSLLEALEASGLEIPNLCRGGVCGQCATRHVAGEVDHRDLFLHESERATHLMPCVSRAHSSSLFLDL
- a CDS encoding heme-dependent oxidative N-demethylase family protein, whose amino-acid sequence is MSVILKPAESYREAFSFRNSEAAIARFPFPFPEDAYMYSVNIEPATPRDPGSAFEHWFDIDEHYRSEAAERAIVLQNDPRRCMVMPHMQKASWDALEMIMEHLAQDYPELFSLKRTGDRWLWLNRALGIEQAFRFGDAQTLPCEPLEYVMRQTQGDIALLDQRDGDLFMDAGVITGPADWSLAFDAGMSFRQWHSPVPMAHEMGIFDRALKYLLNIQVDRPVRRLNWTLTINPRLDTAPETYHLWGAERGQVTPDNVAQCVHLRVELQFMARLPQSNALMFSIRTYLASMAELVTHPAWARRLHRVLRDLPEPIADYKGMTRYRKILVDWLSQFDNGL
- a CDS encoding aminomethyltransferase family protein, yielding MANSWRISALADRHRALGSNLEDWNGMGTAWTYSGDLADQHEAIRTKAGLMDVSGLKKVHYVGPHAESLLNWATTRDVGKLYPGKSVYAAMLNEDGKFIDDCIVYRTGPNAFMVVHGSGTGHERLVRSAQGRQVAVLFDDDLHDLSLQGPAAVDFLAEHVPGIRDLPYFHHLQTRLFGKPVMISRTGYTGERGYEIFCKAADAPFIWDTVLDKGATFGIVPCAFTALDWLRVESYLLFFPYDNSEMYPFANEKAGDTLWELGLDFTVSPGKTEFCGAGEHFRLQGKERFKIFGVLVDSTEAANGGDALWNDGKQVGVVTCGMVSRLTGRSMAIARLDVDYARAGAPLEVRGRIKARASAAELPFDDPEKKKRTAIG
- the purU gene encoding formyltetrahydrofolate deformylase, with amino-acid sequence MTQNYILTISCPATSGIVAAVSSYLAQSGCYIGELAQFDDESNGTFFMRAVFRFNEAKTGSIDKLRHDFSSIANDFAMQWKLYSAAQPMKVLLMVSKFDHCLADLLYRYHKGQLHMQITAIVSNHLDLRPMAEREGIRFIYLPVTPETKHQQEAELLKIVAETETELVVLARYMQILSNNLCKQLAGRAINIHHSFLPGFKGAKPYHQAFERGVKLIGATAHYVTSDLDEGPIIEQEVQRVDHVLQPDGLVAIGRDTETVALSRAVKFHTEHRVFLNRDRTVIFR